In the genome of Leopardus geoffroyi isolate Oge1 chromosome B1, O.geoffroyi_Oge1_pat1.0, whole genome shotgun sequence, the window tataaaatttttaatgtaacagGAACAAGAAAATATGGACAAATGTGAGagattcttccctctcccttacGCTCAAAATAACTACTGCTATGTATAACTacttctcttcctccaccccctctccctttcctcttttaaCTTTTGTCTGCTCTCTGTTGATACTTGTTAGttgaagaaaatgtagaaattgaaatacatgaaaagaagaaaatcaaaatttcttaaaatcctGTCGCCAAGCAGTAATCACTTTTTTGAGCATTTGGCATAtctttcatgaatttttattttcatatgtaaaattgaTCATAATGTGATTCTGAGCCCTGCCTCTTCATTAATATCacctttaagaattaaaatttagatTCTGAGATATAACTCAGTCTTAACCAATTCAGACTCTTCAGGGATATAGCTAAGAGGATtttgtttagaaaaacaaaatctttttttcagaaaattttaataacctccagacatttttaaaatggaaaaaaaaaaagaatcttgtaatattttatatagtaaACTTTAACTTGTATACAACTCCTCCTCTAATTattcaattttaactttttcctaGCCATTCCACCCAATGGTGAATCTGGATTGTTCTCGGGATTTTCGGCCATTTCTTTGTGCACTCTATGCTCCTATTTGTATGGAATATGGACGTGTCACACTTCCCTGTCGTAGGCTGTGTCAACGGGCTTACAGTGAGTGTTCGGAGCTCATGGAGATGTTTGGTGTTCCTTGGCCTGAAGATATGGAATGCAGTAGGTGCGAAAATCAGATTTTCATAGATCATTACTTATGGTATGCTGCAGTATGTTAAAATTACCTGTCTTCTAGttcatcagttttttaaaacttttgaaatgtagcatatattagttttaattttgaacaGAGGTTTCATGACCTCTGAACTGTTCATTTCCTTAGGGACTTGGAATCACTAAATgaaaaaggtagaaaagaaaaaacgtttctgtgaagaaatttttaaaagaatgaagaaaaacgacaatttttttcctcaaaaaatttctGGTTATACAAGTATGAGTAATGCAGTtagaaaatatagagaagaaaataatcattcatTACCTCACCATTAAATGTCTTCAATGATGATTTAATGGAAGTTAAGTATCCATATGATTTAAATGTGTTAATGACTAAAGAAGTTCTGTCAACTCTGCTTTTCTGTCATGTATTAGCAAACCAGAATCAGAAAATGTCAGATACTTTTCAGATCACTTCCAAATATAGattgtaaacattttctaaagattCGAAGATGTTTACTAGACAGTCTTACAGATTTATATGAGAGTAATAACGTGTACAGTAATACTGTATTTCTTATATGATAATGTACCTTTCTGTATTGTGAAGTATTTCGAGGATAAAGAATAGTAAGATAAATGGGTATGTACCTATTGTTGTCTAACTTTATCCAGTCTTAACATTTTGTGATACTTGCctcagtcacttttttttttcccccctcaaataAAACAATACAGATAAAATTGAAAGTTCCTTTCTTGGTACCTATCTTGATttcattcccttctttcctcctcagaGATGAGGTATTAATGATTGTGTTGTTAATCATtcctatatttgtttttatactcttgctacatatatacatatctgtaaacaacattaattttttttatatgtgtatatagttgTATCTGTAGGTTTGGTTAATTCCTTTTAATTGCTACATAATGGTATTAATATTCTAGGGTAATTTGGCCATTTCctgttgatggtcacttaagttatTTCTGGGTGTTTGCTGTTAtcaataatgctgcagtgaacattcttttttccttcatgtttaaaattaattttgtttaccATCTAACAATGGCCCTTGGAGGTAGGTTAATAGCAGGACTTGTTACTCTCATTTGGCATTTGAAAAACTTAcgaaataaaacatatattagtTTCTCCTAGTCAGTTCACGGACATTTTGCTTTCTTGTATTTGTTATCTGTTTCCCACATGTTTAACCTGTTTTTTTTATCTAGCCCCATGTAACCATTCATCCACCTTCTCCCCAAGAATGTGGTAGTGTTTATAGTTCCTCTTTTAGAAGTCTGTTAATTTCTTGGTGTTTATAACAGCTATGAATTGCTTGGGCAAGAACCCTATTTTGTTTCTTGTAATTAACTCCCACTGTTTAGTAGTCTTTTATATTAACAGTTTGTATACAAGTATAGACATctcattattatctttatttctttgttttgttgggaTTAAATCTATTTTATGTCCTCACTGTTGTCTGGGATTGACTATGACTAATTCTGAAACCTTAAAGTCTGGCACAGTGGTCTTTCATAacaactttcattctttttttttttttttttttttttttttaatttttttactgtttgtttatttttgagacagaggcagagcatgagcgagggagggacagaaagagagggagacacagaatccgaagcaggctccaggctctgagctgtcagcacagagccagatgcggggctcaaattcctcaaccacgagatcatgacctgagctgaagttggatgctcaaccgactgagctacccagcgcCCCTAACAacctttcattcttctgcattgcTCAAATCCTTGTTCCTGCTGTTCTTGAACTTAATTGACACTCCCAGACTTTggatttttatttccccttcctcATATCCCTCTTCCTAATCTAATTTATTTCCTTACTTAGCTTAAGCTTTGTGCCCCATCACTTGTAATAACATTCTTGCTAGCAATTTCAATTCATTCCTTCTACTAAACTTGTTCAGATCCCCAGCTGGATCCATTGAATCAATTTCTAACAGATTAATTATGCCATATATTTAATGATGCCAACCATAGCCGTTCTATTTGCTGTTTGTCTTTGGTAAATTTCCAGTTTGATCAACAGAATAATTTGTTTATTGCTCTCAGCATCTCTGCCAAATCTATATCTCTTGCTTCAAACCCATATTTTGCCTTTATTCTATATTCCCCTCAACCTCAGCTTGCCCTCTTTTCATGAAAATCATGTAGGCCTTCATGTATGAACTATTGTGGTCGGCTACTTCTCAGACCagttattctcaattttttttttttttttttttttttttttggatcctGTTCCTCTTTCTACACCTTAAACACCTTAAATATTGGTGCTTCACAGAGTTCTGTacctattcatttttattctatgtGCTTTCCCTGGATGATCTCATCTCACTCATTTTAACTCTTACTCATCTGCTAATGACTCCTACACCTAAATCTTAGACTTGACTCTTCTGCTGAGTTCCAAATCTGCGTATCTAGCATCCATTTTGGAAATTCTAACCTGCATTTGTCTTAAATTCCTCAGTTGCAACAGACCTAAAATTGATTTATTCCTTTGCTCGTTTTTTAATTCTCTATAAGTtatcttctgtttctccttcattGACTTTAGCTTCTGCATCCAATCAGTTACAAACTGTTGCTTTTATCTAACCAGTTTCATGTCTGTCTCATTCCCACTGCCTTATCTGtctttgttttatgttatttttaagtaatctctacacccagtgtgggtcttgaacttttaaccccaagatcaagagttgcatgttctaccgactgagccagccaggtgcccctaccttatCTGGTTTTCATTCTGGCTCAGCTAGTATCTCTCTGCTCCCATTTTTGCCCAAGTCTGTCTTCCACACTGCTCCTAGTCATATTTCTAATTACTTGGGTTAggtctatatgtatatatttcttcaaCAGTCATtaactcaacaaatgttaattgGATGTGTCCCCTGTGCTAGGTACTAGTCTAGATGCTGAAGATGAGTAGTGAACAAAATATAGTCTTGGTTCTTACAGAACTAAAATTCTAGTGGTTACGGTAGTAGTGGGAGATAATAAATAGATAATGTCAGAAATAGTTTCTTTATGCAGTGTTACTTACTGATGGCTATGTTAGACTATTGTAATAAAGATTACTGtttggggaacctggctggctcagtcagaagagcatgggactcttgatctcaggagtcatgagtctgagccccatgttgggtatagcggttactaaaaagataataaactttaaaaaagtactgtttttggggcgcctgggtggcgcagtcggttaagcgtccgacttcagccaggtcacgatcttgcggtccgtgagttcgagccccgcgtcgggctctgggctgatggctcagagcctggagcctgtttccgattctgtgtctccctctctctctgcccctcccctgttcatgctctgtctctctctgtcccaaaaataaataaacgttgaaaacaaaaaaaaaattaaaaaaaaaaaagtactgtttttgaagtcaaaacaaaattaagtataaaaccatatagtttaaaaaaaattttttttaagtttttacttagttttttgagagagagaaacagagtgtgagtgggggctgggggagaggcagagagagaaggagacacagaatccaaagcaggcttcaagctccgagctgtcaacacggagcctgacgtggggctcaaacccatgaaccatgagatcataacctgagccgaagtcggacgctcaactgattgagccacctaggcaccccaaaccATATCCTTTTTTGATCAACAATGGAAAATCTAGTTGTATGACCCATAAACAAGATATCAACATTTACTTTATTCCTACTTAATGTGATTGTACTCTAAGGATATAAGAATGAATAAGGTCATGAGTACTAAATTTGGAAATCCAAATTGTTTGGTATCCATAGATTTCCCAGTAAGTGAAAATGGTTctcatcttgttttgttttgttttttaggttcccAGATTGTGATGAGCCATACCCTCGACTTGTGGATCTGAATTTAGCTGGTGATCCTACTGAAGGAGCTCCAGTGGCAGTGCAGAGGGACTATGGTTTTTGGTGTCCTCGAGAATTGAAAATTGATCCTGATCTTGGTTATTCTTTTTTACACGTGCGTGATTGTTCACCTCCTTGTCCAAATATGTACTTTAGGAGAGAAGAACTTTCGTTTGCTCGATACTTCATAGGATTGATTTCAATCATTTGCCTCTCTGCCAcgttgtttacttttttaacttttttgattGATGTCACAAGATTCCGTTATCCTGAAAGACCTATTATATTTTATGCAGTCTGCTACATGATGGTatcattaattttcttcattgGGTTTTTGCTTGAGGACCGAGTAGCCTGCAATGCATCTAGCCCTTCACAGTATAAGGCTTCCACAGTGACACAAGGATCTCATAATAAAGCCTGTACCATGCTTTTTATGGTACTGTATTTTTTTACTATGGCTGGCAGTGTTTGGTGGGTAATTCTTACCATCACATGGTTCTTGGCAGCTGTGCCAAAGTGGGGTAGTGAAGCTATTGAGAAGAAAGCATTGCTATTTCATGCCAGTGCATGGGGCATCCCCGGAACTCTAACTATCATCCTTTTAGCGATGAATAAAATTGAAGGTGACAATATCAGTGGCGTGTGTTTTGTTGGCCTCTACGATGTTGATGCATTGAGATATTTTGTTCTTGCTCCCCTCTGCCTGTATGTGGTAGTTGGAGTTTCTCTCCTCTTAGCTGGCATTATATCCTTAAACAGAGTTCGAATTGAAATTCCATTAGAAAAGGAGAACCAAGATAAATTGGTGAAGTTTATGATCCGGATTGGTGTTTTCAGCATTCTCTATCTCGTACCACTCTTGGTTGTAATTGGATGCTACTTTTATGAGCAAGCTTACCGTGGCATCTGGGAAACAACATGGATACAAGAACGCTGCAGAGAATATCACATTCCATGTCCATATCAGGTAAGGGAAACCTTGTTCTAAATTTCAGAATGTGTAATAGTGGAAAGAAGGCATATTACTATGAAGATCTAATCTTAgctagtttttttattttaaacaaaactgttTATGAATTTCAACctgtacattaaaattttaaagtgaagatAATGAACAAATACATTGTAGAAAGAATGTAATGCACGTGTTTCCATaaacatcttctttttaaaagatgactttTACGAGTCTAAGCTATGGGCTTTTAAGCAGTTTACTTCTGTTCTCACAAAATAGTTTGCTTGTTGATTGTTTAGAAGTCTACAGGTTTGAGAGCAAGAAGCACTTTACCAACTGATAAAAAGGCACTGTCTTTTGTGAAAATTTTACTGATGGTCGGAAGAGGAATTGTTTtaacagttttgaaaaaataatagaatgcaCTTGTATGAACTAGTTCATCCCTTAATTggtcttagtttttcttttttgcatggtgaatattttatgatttacCTTTGAGTTTAAACAGATCAGATAATCATAGTCATGAAATCATAGAATTTTAGGTCTAGAAAGAATTTGAGATAATTTATTCGTTTCCTTTATAATTTAGAGTTCTTAAACATCTGTCTCATTCGAGGCTTAGAAATGTTCGATGACttgcttcttatattttaaaCTGAGATTTCATTGCTAAGGGAGGAATGAAGCAAGGAAAGTAGTCCAGAATAGTTGATGCTAAGTTACGTCTCTATCTTAAAACCTTCTCTAGAACCTGTGCCCCTAGCTATCATCCTCCCTTCAAGACAAGTTTTCTTGAAACAGCAGTCTCCATTGCTGTCTCCTTCATCGTGTTTCAGGTTTGCTGTTAAAAGTACATCAGCCACCCTTTCATCTCCCCTGatctttatgttttaattacCTTTATTAAAGTACTTAGGTATTGTAGataatttttgtttacttgtctCTTTCCCCTGCTAGACAGTGAACTCTTTGAAAGCAAgaacttttttcatatttttatatttatttttattttagtgtttatttttgatagagacagagtgtgagcagggaggggcagagaaagagggagacacagaatctgaagcagctccaggctctgagctgtcagcacagagcccaatgcggggttcaaactcacgaaccatgggatcatggcctgagctgaagttggaagcttaacagactgagccacccaggtgcccctttatttgcATAATTTCTGAATTCATATTCTGTAGGTTAGTAGATGATAACATTG includes:
- the FZD3 gene encoding frizzled-3 isoform X1 gives rise to the protein MAMSWIVFYVWPLTIFVGHIGGHSLFSCEPITLRMCQDLPYNTTFMPNLLNHYDQQTAALAMEPFHPMVNLDCSRDFRPFLCALYAPICMEYGRVTLPCRRLCQRAYSECSELMEMFGVPWPEDMECSRFPDCDEPYPRLVDLNLAGDPTEGAPVAVQRDYGFWCPRELKIDPDLGYSFLHVRDCSPPCPNMYFRREELSFARYFIGLISIICLSATLFTFLTFLIDVTRFRYPERPIIFYAVCYMMVSLIFFIGFLLEDRVACNASSPSQYKASTVTQGSHNKACTMLFMVLYFFTMAGSVWWVILTITWFLAAVPKWGSEAIEKKALLFHASAWGIPGTLTIILLAMNKIEGDNISGVCFVGLYDVDALRYFVLAPLCLYVVVGVSLLLAGIISLNRVRIEIPLEKENQDKLVKFMIRIGVFSILYLVPLLVVIGCYFYEQAYRGIWETTWIQERCREYHIPCPYQVTQMSRPDLILFLMKYLMALIVGIPSIFWVGSKKTCFEWASFFHGRRKKEIVNESRQVLQEPDFAQSLLRDPNTPIIRKSRGTSTQGTSTHASSTQLAMVDDQRSKAGSVHSKVSSYHGSLHRSRDGRYTPCSYRGMEERLPHGSTSRLTDHSRHSSSHRLNEQSRHSSIRDLSSNPMTHITHGTSMNRVIEEDGTSA
- the FZD3 gene encoding frizzled-3 isoform X2, which translates into the protein MVNLDCSRDFRPFLCALYAPICMEYGRVTLPCRRLCQRAYSECSELMEMFGVPWPEDMECSRFPDCDEPYPRLVDLNLAGDPTEGAPVAVQRDYGFWCPRELKIDPDLGYSFLHVRDCSPPCPNMYFRREELSFARYFIGLISIICLSATLFTFLTFLIDVTRFRYPERPIIFYAVCYMMVSLIFFIGFLLEDRVACNASSPSQYKASTVTQGSHNKACTMLFMVLYFFTMAGSVWWVILTITWFLAAVPKWGSEAIEKKALLFHASAWGIPGTLTIILLAMNKIEGDNISGVCFVGLYDVDALRYFVLAPLCLYVVVGVSLLLAGIISLNRVRIEIPLEKENQDKLVKFMIRIGVFSILYLVPLLVVIGCYFYEQAYRGIWETTWIQERCREYHIPCPYQVTQMSRPDLILFLMKYLMALIVGIPSIFWVGSKKTCFEWASFFHGRRKKEIVNESRQVLQEPDFAQSLLRDPNTPIIRKSRGTSTQGTSTHASSTQLAMVDDQRSKAGSVHSKVSSYHGSLHRSRDGRYTPCSYRGMEERLPHGSTSRLTDHSRHSSSHRLNEQSRHSSIRDLSSNPMTHITHGTSMNRVIEEDGTSA